TAATGATTTGAGTCGAAAGAAATATAGACAGCGGAAATGAGATTGTTTGGGAAAACTCCAAACGGTGGCCACCCCAAATCGACCGTATTCTAAATTTACGGAACCATGCTGGGTAATTATGTCcccacaaataaataaactttcaactttatcaaaataataaaaaaaaaataataatataagtttttcattacaaatttgtttaatcttttttttttttttttaaagaatagtgttttttaattaagttattctgttttttaaaaataaaaaacagacGAAAAAACATTGTGCatgttgtttgttgttttgtatttggttttgttgagaggaaaaaagtgaatgtatgtatgatgatcattcattattttttattctgttttttggtactaaaaaacataaatcGGTTGGTGACTGTCTCTGATCGTATtcgtgaaattttttttaaaataatttaaagaaaaaaataggatgttaaatattattatgtgGGGGTAAAATAGATAcaaagttaattaaattaaaatttggtgaaAAGGAATATAAGGGGGTTTTAATTTAGTGTTGGGAGTGATGTGAGTGAAATTTGTCCAACATGGTTGGAGTCCACATAGAAGCATGACATGAGGGGGCGATGTTGGGTGGGCCTTCCCACACTTCGTTGTCACAAAGCAACCCTCTTGCCCTTCTTTGCACCTACCGCAACCAAACAAACATCAATCTACATAAataacctatatatatatatacacacatatatacatCTATACATATACTGGGCTAAGCACATTTATCGGCCCAATTTGTATGGATCCGGCCCACTTTTTGAAAACGTCACCGTCACCGTCATCTTCGAATTATGTACTGCAACCGCCAACCGAACCCTCTTTCAAGTGGTTCACGCGCCTCTGGCTCTTGTGTGGTCCATGGTCCATCGCTTCCACAACCCACAGGCTTACGAGCTGCACCATCCGTTAGGGAGCTCGCGCTTGTCGTCAAAGTCCTGCGTCAAGCGGCTCGATGACGAGACCCATGTGCTGGTCTTTACCATCAAATGGGCCAAATTTAGCATGAAATGGGGGCCCAGTTTTAAATCTATTATCAATCTCATTTATTGGGCCTGCAGATCCATGAAACGCAATTAATTACAAAGAGCGTGGAAAATgagatgttttaaattaaaatttcaataatataaattttgggaagagacaaaaattgaaacacaattatgaaaatgatgttGAGGATAAATaggaatatatatagataatattttattaattattggtgatatcattaatattggtattttaacaaaattactatattaaatcatttaatGCCCACTTAACAATTTTCacataatattatttagaatataaaGACAATAACTTTATTGGGTATCTGATTTGATTTAAAACActatgaaacaaaacaaaacataataataatataactaagacaataaaaattattgagtATATGATTTGACATCCCTCATCTATTAATTAAAGACAAAACCAGgttaaaaaccaaaatatcaaaaaaaaaaattgagacggtggttttttttagtttgaggTTATAGTCTGTCAAGACAATGTTTTGTTGAGCGTATCACAACCAGCTACAGAAAActtgtttttaaaaagaaaatcaacgaTCTGGACACAAATATTTAGTTCGATGggtcaagaaaaaaaaaggttaatatttaatttgtaaatttgaaaaattttaaaaagaaaatgaataagaatcttaaaagaggcaataatttagaaaacatagtATTTGGAGGAGATGGAATGTTTGGGGGGTAATGCCAAGGACTTATGGGATGCATGTGATTGGCCCAACAGATTTCCGCAATCAGAGGAGGAATATTAAGACAACCTTTGGAGCTCTTCACTAAACTAATCCAACCACCCACCatttttaaacacaaaattctaaaatcaatgtttattctatattttattggattttgtatttttctacGTAATTAAATCTTTCATTATCAACCCatggataaaataaatattgtttagCAAACACCCAAGATCGGtaacatattatatattttatataggaATGTTCAGCAGCTAAATCTATGTTCGATAAGTAATCATACAATCTTTATCTTTACGAGACAACtttttggattaaatttaaaataaacgtACATaaagttagaaaaaaaatatatacatttgtggatatcaaatatttattatggaAGTATTGGGAAGAATTTGAccaaaagtaattttaagaaccagtaatgaaatgaattatttgGTGTATGGTTTGAAGGAATAAATTGGGAGACAGTGAGAGAAGAAAGGTAGGTGGACCAAGCGGGGCAAGGAAGAAAGTGCACAATCAATTCTTGTTCCGCCCTTTTATCAGTCGTTACTCAACTGTATTCCTCGTGACCACAATCAAAGAGAGAGGTCGGAGCGAAGAAAAGTCGAAAGCGGAGAGCGCGtgaaaaattgaattgaaaccCCCATCATCGGCCTAAAGCAACGGGCCAAACACACTACACACTCACAGTTTGGCGCTCAAAAAGTCACTCATTTCACTTTCTCGTCTCTCATTTTCCCTAACTACACGCCATCATATATGGATGGACTCCTTCTAACAGGGACGATCATTCTCTCTCTTGGCCGTCTCTCCCTGTTACTGGTAAGACTATCTTCTCTCTGCTGCTCTGTCTGTTTTGTTCTCTGTAAAATGCGTTAATGCTCTGTCTTCTCTTCTGTTTGTTTTCATTGGGGTCTCGTAATCTCTGAAATCGGTTCAATTTGTTATCTCTTTTGCGTTTGTTTTCGCATTTGGACATACTTTCAGGGGGTGGAGCTCAGAATTCTCATCTGGGGTTCGCTTAATTTTACGGATTTAGATGTTTAATTTCCATCCTTCCATTTTCTGACTACCCCCACATGTTTGTTATCTTCCTACTATGGGAATTTGGGGAAACTGGAAACTGGGTTgctgttgaatcttcttctctATGAAATCTGATCCCCCCAGAATTTCTGAATGAATTTTCTTGCTAATTTGATCTTTGATTTGTGTCGTGTCTGATCGGACATGAGTTAAAACCAGCCCAGAATGTAGGCTAGTAAGAGGGTTTATCAGATGAGGTTTATTTTTCCAGTCAAAATTGGCGGTGTTGGTGACTTTTGCTCTCATCTTTCTTGCAGACTTACTTCGgtagtttaattttcttcccaTAGTTTTTATTGGTTGGGTACGCAATGGAGGAAAGAAAACTCAATTTTAATGCACCGCTCATGTCTGTGAGGCGATTTTCCAAGGCATCTAGTTCTTTAGCTAAagtgaatgaaaagaaatctgaGAATTCCCAACTTAGTAGACGGAGTACCTTTCCGGTTTCTAGACCACAATTCAATTTAGAGCAAGTTACAGAACCAGTTGCAGTTCCCTTTCACTGGGAGCATATTCCAGGGAGAGCTAAGAATGATAGTGGCTCCGCCTCACCTGAGGTTCAGCTGCCTCAGCCTCCTGAAAGGACTTGTTCTACTCCAAGGCTTTCCTTTCGGAGGGCTGTGGATGTTAAAAATCATAGTACGGAAATGGAAGCTTGTCATCAAGATGGGCTTGAGGCAACTTCTTCTAATGCCATTGTCGTGAGATTAGAGTCGAGCAAAGCTAGTGATGCAAGGAACTTGGCATCTGAGACTGAGAATgatgatgacgacgacgacgacgatgatTTTTCTGATGCACGTGAGACACTGTCCCTCACTGGTTCATTCTCTATTAACAACTGTAGTGTTAGTGGTCTAAGTGGATACAATGGTCCCATGGTGAGACCATCAGGAACATTCCGAACAGATCCTCAAACTCGAGATTTCATGATGAACCGCTTCTTGCCTGCAGCCAAGGCAATGGTTTTGGAGCCTGCTAGGTATTCCTTAAAGAAGCAACTTGTAGCAGTTGAACAATCTAGACAAGTTAAGAAGGTGACATCTGAGAATAGGAGGATGTCTCCACTTCAACGACTCGACTCTACCCTCTTACTTCAGTATCGAAAAGATGAAGTACATTTAGTAGATGAAGTAGATGAAGAGAGTGACTCTGTCTCTGTGGATGATGAATATGACAATTCAGTTAATATATCAGCTAGAGGTTGTGGTCTAATACCCAATATATGCTTCAAAAACTCTTTGGGCCTTCTTAATCCTGTGCACGGAATGAGAAGCAGAGCAATGCACCACCTTTCACACAGCCAAAAAATCAACAAGGTTAGTGTTTATTTACTTTCCTTTTGTTCCCATTCATGCATTCAAGTATAATTGCCGGTAAACTTTACATCTTACAGCATGCTTGGGAGGCTGCTTACAAACAAAAACCAGAAGCTGCTGCTGGATCACCTAAGCTGCCGGAGGTTAAAGAAAAGTGGGCTGGTGAATCAAAACATTTTCCTTCCTCGACCGACCGGCAAATGAGAGGTAGGTCTTCGCCCTTCAGGTATTCTAGGGCTGCTTCTCCTTTCCGGAATGAAGCGCCACAGTCTCCTTGTAGGAAGCATTCACTTGTAGTTCCTAAAGAAGTTGAGATTATCTCCAAATCTAAAGGTGATACTGACTTTCATGATACACCATCCATTCGAGCAACTAGACACGGGGTTGACATGGAAAGTCCCCTAATAGAGAAGACACTCTATATAGATATTGCAAGTGTTACTGAAACAAATCCTCCATTTAATTCAACCCATTTGGATGAGGAGAAGAAATTTGATTGTCGTAGTGGGAAGAATGAGATAGCATTTGAGAGCAGAGCAATGGAAGAAAGTACCACTGTGGAGCCTTCTTTCCTAGAAGTAAAATGCTTAACTCTGGTTGAAGAAGGGAGGCTGGAGCGTGAAGCTGCAGAATCTAAAAGCAAAGATGCTATTGATGATGGCTCCAAAGTGGGATATTCTAATGTGGGTACTGCTGATGAAGAACATTACTCCAAGACCAATTATCAGCTAGTCAAAGTAGAAGATCCAAAAAGTGTCAAAGTGATATCTGCTCAACCTCCACCATTACCAAAGTCTCCTTCCGAGTCTTGGCTGTGGCGTACACTGCCTTCAGTTTCCTCAAAAAGATCAAATCTTGGAAACAAGTTGTATCAAAAGCCGCAGAGCCCAAGAACATCAGCCAGTACCAAGTGGGAAACCATTGTAAAATCTTCGAATTTGCGTCACGATCACGTTCGCTACTCTGAGGTAATGTCATGAACTTGCAAACATACATGGAACAACTTGGCCGGCTTGGGAGAAGAGAATtaacccttttcttttatggtttGTTTTCAGGAATTAATATCTCGTGTTTCTCAGCATTCAACAacagaaaatttgaagtagtTGTCTGCAACACTCAGGTGGATTATAGATTGATTGATTGGGTTTGTGTGAAAGTTTATTATAGATCAGCATGGTTTTGTACCTTTTCctctaaaaattttgaataagtTGGTGGGAGGATCTGAGCTCtgcccttttccttttatgtcTTCTGATATTTATGTGAAGGCATGCATGGGCGTGGccgatgaaatattcatattcatattcatagAATGAACTCTGTATAATGCAGCCTAGGAATCAATAGAGCTGTTGTGACTGTGAGCTTATTGCATTGTATATTTGAAGTAATGGGTGTATTAAGTAGTTTACGTGAATGAAAGTTTGTCAATAAATTGTCGCTTGAGCCCTCTTTAAATTTGAGGGTTTCAAAAACTTGACCTCTCATCtgtttttttatcaaattatttcaatCATCTTGTATTCAGGATTTGAGGGGAAATAACTTAAGTGGGACAATTCCTGCAGAAACAACCTAATTTACAAACGGCCCATATTACAAGGTTGCCCAAAGTCATGAATGTCCCACATTGGAAAGcttcaaacaaaagaaacactACTTAAATAGATAGATGAAGGACATCGGTATGACGAACGGAGGATCGTATTGGTGGGTAGTTATGTTATTCCCGtaaggtgtttgatgaaatgtcTGTGAATGTTGCAAGTTTAGTATGTTGCTTGTGGGTgttaatatatatctataaacaAATGTATAGCCTCTTTGAGAGTGTGGGTGTGAGGAGAAAATTGTTGGCACCATTTATTGCGGCCTTCTTGCTTTGGAAAAATAAACGGTGAATCTATAACATGGTCTACATTCATTTGTTCCCTAAAGAAAAGggaataaatttaagaaaaaaaaggcaagCGGCtgtaaaagaaagaagaagaccaAAAAGCTAAGGGAAAGTCCACGTAGAAAAGGAAATGGATTGAGGTGGGAGCACGTCGCAAGCAAGCAGCCCCAGATTTTGGGTTACCTGTGGGCGGTTTCACTCTTCGTCTCTTCCACATTTGCCCCCAAATGCTACGCTTATTATATAGTCATTGATtaattaagttatatttacgtggatttaaaagttttcttaataataatatctttcatttaaaacacacaaaataacaaatttttagatatttttatcaaaaaatatataatttaaacttattatcAAATCAACACACGACTTTGACTATTAAACTGTCTATTggttacaaaaaaataaaatcaggGTCAGAGGAATTCTGGattcatataattattgataaataaTATTAGTCAAAGCATTGGTTTTGTCGTGTGTTTTAATTAATCTCCACTTTCagtcatttaatttttatttttatttttttttaataataaaataaataaatggagaaatttaacttataaatttagtcataaaacatatttaattattttattcctgAACTCTATAAGTTACTAAGCAAATCTTTAAATGTTTAATGAAAGttaaatcaattataaattgatttttaaaaagtattaaatagTTAAGAAAGGAATGGTAATTTAaggataaagaaaattaagtatGTTTCCCTTGGTGAATGCGAAGCGTCACTTGGCTCCTTGAATTCCACTTCTGCGTTTGTAGGCCATGCGTGGATTCCCAGCGCAGCACCTACGTGGGCTGCTGAATGGCTTCCACGTGGGCCGAGAGGTACTATTTATCATATATGTAATTGTAGAGGGGGCCAGCCGGTTCCATTTTGgaagaaataataattgaattcgGTTTTGGTTTGGATCCCAAATGGGAACCCAAGTGGAAGAGAGATTCTCCGATTTCTTCGAGAGCTGGGTGTCGGAACTGGAAGACTTGGTAAAGCACCTCCTCTACGCCTCCacaggcggcggcggcggcagcgGCAGCGGTGGCATGATGGAAGTACAACAAGAGCCCCACCTCCGCAGCCTGGTCTCAAAGCTCACCGCCCATATCAAGCTTTACTACACCGTCAAATGGGCCCACGCCCACCAGGACGTCCTCGCtttcttttccccttcttgggtcacccccttggaggccgcCTATAGCTGGGTCACTGGATGGAAGCCCTCGATGGCCTTCCGCCTCATCCTCCCCTCCGCACTCTCCCCGGATCAGCTCCTTAAGCTGGAGCAGCTCCGCGTGAAGATCAAAGCCCAGGAGGACAGGGTGGACAGAGACATGGAGAGGCAGCAGATGGCGCTTGCGGATCACCACATGGTTCAGCTCTCTAGGCTGGAGACCCGACGCAGGAATGGGGATCCGATGCCAGCAGTGGTGGGGAAGGTGGAGGGCTTAGTCGATGCGGCCATCAAGGGCATGCTGCTTGGCCTCGAAAGGACCATGAAGGCTGCAGACTGCGTAAGGCTGAAGACCATGAAGGGCATTTTGGAGGTGCTTACGCCATTGCAATGCGTTCGTTTCTTGGCCTCCATTTCTCTCATCCAGATTCGCCTCAGGCAATGGGGGCAACCCAAACGTCTCCCAAAAATACCACCAACAAAACAATAaccataattataataataatgatctttccttaatttcattcattttttcctCTCTGTTTTCTGCTCCTCTTAATTTGGCTCTGCCACTCTGTTTTCTAGTGGTGTTCTATAAATACGAAAAACAGTGCGATTCGATTCCATTTAAAGTTTTGCTCATTAAATTCTCATACCAATTCCATCATTTATGCAAATATGATgggttattttcttttgcttagTTTCAATTGAAGCTCCAATGTTCATAATCTGGGTGGATTATGGTTCCTCTGCTTTGAGCAGCAGGGTAATTTAGTGATGAATTTGATGCCAACAAACAGACTACATAATCAATCATAAACAACAACACGTACTTTTTGGATTTGTAATGTCTTTTGATTATATAAGCATTCATTATAGTTCAACTGAAGCtgctaaaatattattattaatcaacTCTGCTAAAACTCaacatattaataaaacaGGAACAAacattgtctttttttttttttNttttttttttttttttttttttttttttttttttttgtttttcccaAATGAAAAAAGTAGTTAGCTTCCTCTAtactaatataattttattatatatattaatggatGGATTTAGTCACAATATGATCTTCTTCCATGCTTCTCATCTCTCCATTTGCCCCATTGATGTAGGCAGAGATGAAGCTTCTTGCTGGCAGCCAGAAACTGGAGGGCCTGTGGTGGCTTCAGAATCTCCAAAGCTAACTCCTTAAGAGTGTTGAGCCTCAACTCATCTGCCTTCTCCATAATCCCTCTCATTGCCGTCTCATGCTCCTTCAGAGCCATCTCCGCCTCCTCGTTCATCTCCCCAGTCCCCTCCATCTCATTCGCGATCACCGCAATCGGCTGGTCCGCTAACTCTTCCTGTAAGCTCGCCATCTCGCTCGTCAGTTTCTCCTCTGCTCTTAGGGTCCTCATGTGCAGCTCATCCACCCGCTTCATCTGGGTCGGGGACAGCTCCCCCACACTATCACTACCACTGCTAATgctattaaaattattattgtgatcatcattattattccTCATGCCTTCCATCCACTTCCGTAGGCGCGCCTCCACCTCGCACCCACTCAGCGCGTACACCAGGCGTATGAAAATGGTGGGGCGACACCCTGCGATCCACAACAGGGAATTCTCCAAGGACGTGCACCATGTGGGCGCGAAGAAGGTGGATGGGTCTTCCTGAGCCAAGCGGCTGCGAGTGGAGATGTAATCCTCGAAATGAGCGATGCAACTGCAGATGAGGGTTTTGATTTCTTCGTGGTCGTTGTGATTTGGTTTTTTGTGAAGCGATTGGAGGAGGGTCAGGTCTTGGCGCTGAAGTTGCATCCATTCCTGGAAACAGCACCGGGAACGTTCTTGGTGTGTGGTACCACTACTGGTATCCATTGCCATGGATTGGAGCCCTCTCAGCTGGTTGCCTGTTCTGCCTTTTCTTGTTTCCCCTAATACTCTGCTAATTTATATAGTGTCTCCATATTGGTGTCAattcatttgtttatttgaatataacCCAATATCTATCCATCCCCATACTCAAGTGGAGGATATTATGATGCGAAGGCAAGGAATCCCCCTTTGTGGCTATCTATGTTTTGAATGgattacaataaaataattaaccgAAGAGGAAAAAGACAGAAGAGTTCATTTCTCGATCTCTGGTTCTCTGAGTTTGGGAGGACACCCAGGAACAGTCAGACCTCCCTTCTTCGGTATTTGGATTTTGGACTTtacccctttttctttttatcttctctttctttttctttcacatatcTAACAGTTAACTAGTTCGAAAGAAGCTCATTAGTACCATTTGTTGGTTTGAAGGGAGCTCTTTGTTGGTTCGAGAGAagtttgttaaataaaattcagtTGATTTAGAACGTATTCGAACGTATTCGAGGTtgtttctaagagtgaaaactaatTTCAACGGTTTGTTTGAAATGGTTCAAAGGTGATTTGTGGAGTTCAATACAAATGGTGTCAAATTGAAGGGAGGGGAAGTTTGTACGGAGGAGTTTTGACGCTTATCATGTTCTGCATAATGCAACAAAGACACGCATGTGGCACGTGCGCCGCTGTTTTTTTCTCCCATCAACTTGTCATCCCGCATGTTCCATGAACGTGACTTTGAGTTTGTTCCCTATGCatccatttatatttttcacccAAATTATTTGACCTTTCACTTTATTTCTAGACCCTAAACctaaacttatttaaattccCTGAGTATAAGCTCTTGTGACTTTGTTTTAGGCTTCCCAAGAATCtaataccaatagagatgtatttcttgattataaactcacgatCATTCTCTAATAATGCCAACGTTCAACTCCCTCTCAACAGTCTTCAACATAGGAGAGGAGTTTTACATTGGACgtatatctccattggtatgacaCATGAGAGAATGGGTAagagaggagtcccacgtcGTCGATTAATTGAGGGGAAGAACATGGATTTATAAGCCAGaaatatatatctctattggtGTGAGACATGAGATGATGGTTAGgagctaattaaggggaagatcataagtttataaataaagaatactatcttATCTTAACCGTGTGAGACTTTTTgaaaaaaccataaaaatttattcacAAAATAGACAATAACATACCATTGAATCTGGTTCTTAACCAAATATGATGTAATTAAAGTCGTTGACATAGtgtaaatttataaaattcacCTTCTAAAAGATCAATCTACATATGCCACGTGGCAAATGCTTACATCATCTCACTAATGTATGATGAcgttcaaaatatttatatagtttttgtgttgtaatttaaattttttggtggaatttaattttatccatATAGTCTCCAAgttgttaaattttgtaaatacaTTTGATGAAACTTTTGCTGTGGTTGTGTCCTCGAAATCAAGTCGCATGTTCTGTGTGTCAGAGGGATCATCCTTCGTCTACCTTCTAAATTTAATTCCAATTTCTAtgctttaaattatattaaataattatattttcatccaatactttatatttaaatttatcttttcAGGTtgcttatttatattttctccaaaatcaataaaaacttGAACCTAGACTACTCCTGCATaaaccttaaaatttaattttcagaactattttatagaatattaaataagaaaattctaGAACACTGCAACAaatctattaatttaaattttttaatataatcatttaatttttttttttttttgagaataTAGTTTACAAATGGTAAACAACATAAAACTCATacttaaatctttttttaagttaaacaATCTTGCAGCCCAATAAATATCTCTACCACtaaacatgatgatgatggtctCTTTGTGACGGTTAAATTCAAACTAGAcgattttaattcaaaatagaTCATGAGTGAGTAGCGAACCCAACTGTTGATTTGGGATATCTTACTCAATTTGTATATGCACATCTTACACCAACAGGTAACCATAAACTACATCCCAGAGGGAGCATATGTATATGCGTTGGCCACTTGTCTAAATTTGGCCCCCAAAGGCCATTCTTTGTATACTCCAAAGTTATAGATTTGATACCCATCATTTGGAATGCCAATTTTAGGCCATCCTAAATTTAGACGGTCAGCTTCCGGTATTTCTGTTACCCATCACAATTCTCAGCCACAACCGAACTCCAAAACCTTCCTCTTTCGCATTCCAAATACTTCTCGTACaattcttccctttttctcacTTTCTCACCACAGATCCTTCAACCCTGCCTCCTTTAGGCAAGGTTGagtttctctcttcaatccctgtctctgtctctctctgtctctctctgtctctctctgtctctctgtctctctgttcttctccccatccaaagaaatggagaagaagagtTCCATTTTAATGCAAAGGTACGAGCTTGGGAGGATGCTTGGGCAGGGCACTTTTGCCAAAGTCTACCATGCTCGTAACCTTAAGTCAGGCCAGAGCGTGGCCATCAAGGTCATTAATAAAGAGAAAGTGATGCGTGTTGGGTTGATCGACCAAATCAAGAGGGAAATCTCTGTGATGCGCCTTGTCCGCCATCCCAATGTAGTGCAGCTTTACGAGGTCATGGCTAGCCGGACCAAGATCTATTTTGCCATGGAGTATGTCAAAGGTGGGGAGCTTTTTGATAAGGTGGCTGAAGGCAAGCTCAAGGAAGACGCTGCTCGTAAGTACTTTCAGCAGCTCATTGGCGCTGTTGATTATTGCCATAGCCGTGGCGTCTACCATAGAGATATCAAGCCTGAAAATCTCCTCCTTGATGAGTTTGGGAATCTCAAGATTTCTGATTTTGGGTTGAGTGCTTTGGCTGAGTCTAGGCGGCAAGATGGGCTTCTTCATACCACTTGCGGCACTCCTGCCTATGTCGCCCCTGAAGTCATCAACAAGAAaggtttcatttttgtttgttgattcaatttcaaattacaACAACTGATCATGCCCTGTATTGATTTGTGTTCTTGTTGCGTTTAATTATTGCTAAAAAGGTTATGATGGAGCTAAAGCTGACATTTGGTCATCTGGGGTTGTCCTGTTTGTTCTTCTGGCGGGTTATCTCCCTTTCCACGACCCAAATCTAATGGAAATGTACAGAAAAATCTCGAGAGGAGAATTCAAATGCCCTCACTGGTTTCCCCCAGAAGTTCGCAAGCTGCTCTCAAGAATCCTAGACCCAAATCCACAAACCAGAATAAAAATGGCCAAACTAATGGAAAATTCATGGTTCAAAAAGGGTTTCAGCGCAAATGTAGCAACTCCAAAGCCGCTTCAAATTAATCGAAACATGTCGGGTGTGAGCGACGTCCAGATCGATTTCGACGACAGCAGCTCGGAGGAAGGCTCTGTTAGTACAAGCAACGAGAGTGGAACACCACCAGCAGGCAGAACCCCAAGGAGAAACCATTCCTTCAATGCATTCGACATCATATCTCTGTCGCCAGGTTTTGATCTGTCGGGTCTGTTCGAGAGCGACGTGAATGAGAGGCCGCAGTCACGTTTCACGACAACGAAGCCAGAGTCGGCGATCGTGTCGAAGTTTGAAGAGATAGCAGAAATGGAAAGGTTCAAGGTGATGAAGAAAGATGGGTTAGTGAAACTGCAGGGGAGCAAACAGGGGAGGAAAGGACAATTGGCTATAGACGCAGAGATATTTGAAGTGACGCCTTCGTTTTTTGTGGTGGAGGTGACAAAAACAGCAGGGGACACATTGGAATACAGGAAATTTTACGACAAAGACATGAGGCCTTGCCTTAAGGACATTGTGTGGACTTGGGAAGGAAATGAACAACCAACCACATAATGATGTTTAGGCAGGTGCTTAAGTTCTGTCTTCtagaaattaatattagaaagaaaaagaagaagaaggccgCTGCTCTTCTTAATCTTATCTTATCTCTACGTTTTCTTGAATGTGTAATCCTTCTGAGCTCATTAAGCTCTTCCTTGTCTTGTTCAACTTCCTCGTACGCCTTGGAATATAAATCCAGCGACCGAGGCAGTGGCTGTTTTCAAAgcaaagaaggaaagaaagacaCACAGAATTTAGAAgttgtttgtt
This genomic interval from Cucurbita pepo subsp. pepo cultivar mu-cu-16 chromosome LG20, ASM280686v2, whole genome shotgun sequence contains the following:
- the LOC111783526 gene encoding protein DOG1-like 1 encodes the protein MAMDTSSGTTHQERSRCCFQEWMQLQRQDLTLLQSLHKKPNHNDHEEIKTLICSCIAHFEDYISTRSRLAQEDPSTFFAPTWCTSLENSLLWIAGCRPTIFIRLVYALSGCEVEARLRKWMEGMRNNNDDHNNNFNSISSGSDSVGELSPTQMKRVDELHMRTLRAEEKLTSEMASLQEELADQPIAVIANEMEGTGEMNEEAEMALKEHETAMRGIMEKADELRLNTLKELALEILKPPQALQFLAASKKLHLCLHQWGKWRDEKHGRRSYCD
- the LOC111783340 gene encoding protein DOG1-like 4; translation: MGTQVEERFSDFFESWVSELEDLVKHLLYASTGGGGGSGSGGMMEVQQEPHLRSLVSKLTAHIKLYYTVKWAHAHQDVLAFFSPSWVTPLEAAYSWVTGWKPSMAFRLILPSALSPDQLLKLEQLRVKIKAQEDRVDRDMERQQMALADHHMVQLSRLETRRRNGDPMPAVVGKVEGLVDAAIKGMLLGLERTMKAADCVRLKTMKGILEVLTPLQCVRFLASISLIQIRLRQWGQPKRLPKIPPTKQ
- the LOC111783567 gene encoding uncharacterized protein LOC111783567, producing MEERKLNFNAPLMSVRRFSKASSSLAKVNEKKSENSQLSRRSTFPVSRPQFNLEQVTEPVAVPFHWEHIPGRAKNDSGSASPEVQLPQPPERTCSTPRLSFRRAVDVKNHSTEMEACHQDGLEATSSNAIVVRLESSKASDARNLASETENDDDDDDDDDFSDARETLSLTGSFSINNCSVSGLSGYNGPMVRPSGTFRTDPQTRDFMMNRFLPAAKAMVLEPARYSLKKQLVAVEQSRQVKKVTSENRRMSPLQRLDSTLLLQYRKDEVHLVDEVDEESDSVSVDDEYDNSVNISARGCGLIPNICFKNSLGLLNPVHGMRSRAMHHLSHSQKINKHAWEAAYKQKPEAAAGSPKLPEVKEKWAGESKHFPSSTDRQMRGRSSPFRYSRAASPFRNEAPQSPCRKHSLVVPKEVEIISKSKGDTDFHDTPSIRATRHGVDMESPLIEKTLYIDIASVTETNPPFNSTHLDEEKKFDCRSGKNEIAFESRAMEESTTVEPSFLEVKCLTLVEEGRLEREAAESKSKDAIDDGSKVGYSNVGTADEEHYSKTNYQLVKVEDPKSVKVISAQPPPLPKSPSESWLWRTLPSVSSKRSNLGNKLYQKPQSPRTSASTKWETIVKSSNLRHDHVRYSEELISRVSQHSTTENLK
- the LOC111782929 gene encoding CBL-interacting protein kinase 5-like, which translates into the protein MEKKSSILMQRYELGRMLGQGTFAKVYHARNLKSGQSVAIKVINKEKVMRVGLIDQIKREISVMRLVRHPNVVQLYEVMASRTKIYFAMEYVKGGELFDKVAEGKLKEDAARKYFQQLIGAVDYCHSRGVYHRDIKPENLLLDEFGNLKISDFGLSALAESRRQDGLLHTTCGTPAYVAPEVINKKGYDGAKADIWSSGVVLFVLLAGYLPFHDPNLMEMYRKISRGEFKCPHWFPPEVRKLLSRILDPNPQTRIKMAKLMENSWFKKGFSANVATPKPLQINRNMSGVSDVQIDFDDSSSEEGSVSTSNESGTPPAGRTPRRNHSFNAFDIISLSPGFDLSGLFESDVNERPQSRFTTTKPESAIVSKFEEIAEMERFKVMKKDGLVKLQGSKQGRKGQLAIDAEIFEVTPSFFVVEVTKTAGDTLEYRKFYDKDMRPCLKDIVWTWEGNEQPTT